The following coding sequences lie in one Mycobacterium sp. DL440 genomic window:
- a CDS encoding heme A synthase, with translation MVDLLPRPSLRVQRLIAFLVILTQGGISVTGAIVRVTASGLGCPTWPQCFPGSFTPVPHAEVAVVHQVVEFGNRMITFLVVLTAIAAVLAVTRARRRREVLIYAWLMPASTVVQAIIGGITVRTGLLWWTVAIHLIASMAMVWLAVLLFVKIGQPDTGAPTATVPKPLRQLTVLSAVVLTAVLVTGTLVTGAGPHAGDKSLDRVVPRLQVEITTLVHMHSSLLVAYLALIVALGFGLTAVRAPRPVMVRLAVLVALVCAQGLVGIVQFYTGVPAVLVAVHVAGAATCTAATAALWASMRERVEPSG, from the coding sequence CTGGTCGACCTGCTGCCCAGGCCGAGCCTGCGGGTCCAGCGCCTGATCGCGTTCCTGGTGATCCTCACCCAGGGCGGTATCTCGGTCACCGGAGCGATCGTCCGGGTCACCGCGTCCGGCCTGGGCTGCCCCACCTGGCCGCAATGCTTCCCCGGCAGCTTCACCCCCGTCCCGCACGCCGAGGTCGCCGTCGTGCATCAGGTGGTCGAGTTCGGCAACCGGATGATCACCTTCCTGGTGGTACTGACCGCCATCGCCGCCGTCCTGGCCGTGACCCGGGCCCGCCGACGCCGCGAGGTGTTGATCTACGCCTGGCTGATGCCCGCCTCGACCGTGGTCCAGGCCATCATCGGCGGCATCACGGTACGGACCGGACTGCTGTGGTGGACCGTGGCGATCCACCTGATCGCGTCCATGGCGATGGTCTGGCTCGCGGTGCTGCTCTTCGTCAAGATCGGCCAGCCCGACACCGGCGCCCCCACGGCCACGGTGCCGAAACCGTTGCGGCAGTTGACCGTCCTGAGCGCCGTCGTCCTGACCGCAGTCCTGGTGACGGGCACTCTGGTGACCGGCGCCGGTCCGCACGCCGGGGACAAGAGCCTCGATCGCGTGGTCCCGCGCCTGCAGGTCGAGATCACCACGCTCGTACACATGCATTCGTCGTTGCTGGTCGCCTACCTGGCCCTGATCGTCGCGCTGGGATTCGGCCTCACCGCGGTACGCGCCCCGCGCCCGGTCATGGTCCGGCTCGCCGTTCTGGTGGCGCTGGTGTGCGCCCAGGGGCTCGTCGGGATCGTGCAGTTCTACACCGGAGTTCCCGCCGTCCTCGTCGCCGTGCACGTTGCCGGTGCCGCCACCTGCACCGCGGCCACCGCGGCCCTCTGGGCATCGATGCGCGAGCGGGTAGAGCCCAGCGGCTAG
- the sufC gene encoding Fe-S cluster assembly ATPase SufC, which produces MTTLEIKDLHVSVNATEGAENTEIPILKGVDLTVKSGETHAVMGPNGSGKSTLSYAIAGHPKYIVTSGSITLDGQDVLEMSIDERARAGLFLAMQYPVEVPGVSMSNFLRTAATAVRGEAPKLRHWVKEVKGAMADLDIDPAFSERSVNEGFSGGEKKRHEILQLGLLKPKIAILDETDSGLDVDALRIVSEGVNRYAEAEHGGVLLITHYTRILRYIQPQFVHVFVGGRIVESGGPELADELEENGYVRFTQAVGA; this is translated from the coding sequence ATGACCACTCTGGAAATCAAGGACCTGCACGTCTCGGTCAACGCCACCGAAGGCGCTGAGAACACCGAGATCCCGATCCTCAAGGGTGTCGACCTCACCGTGAAGTCGGGGGAGACGCACGCGGTGATGGGACCCAACGGTTCGGGCAAGTCGACGCTGTCCTACGCGATCGCCGGCCATCCCAAGTACATCGTCACCTCGGGCTCGATCACCCTCGACGGGCAGGACGTCCTCGAGATGAGCATCGACGAGCGGGCGCGCGCAGGTCTCTTCCTGGCTATGCAGTACCCGGTCGAGGTGCCCGGCGTATCGATGTCGAACTTCCTGCGCACCGCGGCCACTGCTGTTCGAGGCGAGGCTCCGAAGCTGCGGCACTGGGTCAAAGAGGTCAAGGGCGCGATGGCCGACCTGGACATCGACCCCGCGTTCAGTGAGCGCAGTGTCAACGAGGGCTTCTCCGGCGGCGAGAAGAAGCGCCACGAGATCCTGCAGCTCGGGCTGCTCAAGCCGAAGATCGCGATCCTCGACGAGACTGACTCGGGCCTGGACGTCGATGCGCTGCGCATCGTGAGCGAGGGTGTCAACCGTTACGCCGAGGCCGAGCACGGCGGCGTTCTGCTGATCACGCACTACACCCGCATCCTGCGCTACATCCAGCCGCAGTTCGTGCACGTGTTTGTCGGTGGGCGCATCGTGGAATCGGGTGGGCCCGAACTCGCCGACGAGCTCGAAGAGAACGGATACGTGCGCTTCACCCAAGCCGTCGGAGCCTGA
- a CDS encoding quinone oxidoreductase: protein MYAIEVAETGGPEVLSYLERPEPSPGAGEVLIKAEAIGVNFIDTYFRSGLYPRDLPFVVGSEVCGTVAAVGDDVAALAVGDRVVTANATGAYADFCVAPADFVAYVPDGVAPDAIASALLKGMTAHYLIKSTYAVQPNDTVLVHAGAGGVGMILTQWATSIGTRVITTASTPEKAELSRQAGAIEVLEYPEDPAEFGDKIRDLTGGAGVAAVYDGVGASTFDASLDSLAVRGTLALFGAASGPVPPVDPQRLNAAGSVFLTRPTLAHHTRTPDEFSWRAGELINAIADGSITITVGGRYPLAEAAQAHTDLQGRKTVGSIVLVP, encoded by the coding sequence GTGTATGCCATCGAAGTTGCCGAGACCGGCGGACCCGAAGTCCTGAGCTACCTCGAGCGGCCCGAGCCCTCGCCCGGCGCCGGCGAGGTACTGATCAAGGCCGAAGCGATCGGCGTCAACTTCATCGACACCTACTTCCGGTCCGGGCTGTATCCGCGGGACCTGCCGTTCGTCGTCGGGTCCGAGGTCTGCGGCACCGTCGCCGCAGTCGGCGACGATGTGGCCGCGCTGGCCGTCGGTGACCGCGTGGTGACCGCGAACGCGACCGGCGCTTACGCCGACTTCTGTGTTGCCCCAGCCGATTTTGTCGCCTATGTGCCCGACGGCGTAGCTCCCGACGCGATCGCCTCGGCACTGCTGAAGGGCATGACCGCGCACTACCTGATCAAGTCCACCTATGCCGTGCAGCCGAACGACACGGTGCTGGTGCACGCCGGAGCCGGCGGTGTCGGGATGATCCTGACCCAGTGGGCCACCAGCATCGGCACCCGCGTGATCACGACGGCCTCGACGCCCGAGAAAGCCGAACTGTCCCGGCAGGCCGGCGCGATCGAGGTGCTCGAGTATCCCGAGGACCCGGCCGAGTTCGGGGACAAGATCCGCGATCTCACCGGCGGCGCGGGCGTGGCCGCGGTCTACGACGGGGTGGGCGCATCGACATTCGACGCCAGCCTGGACAGCCTCGCGGTGCGTGGCACGCTGGCCCTGTTCGGGGCGGCCAGCGGTCCGGTGCCACCGGTGGACCCGCAACGGCTCAACGCGGCAGGATCGGTGTTCCTGACCCGGCCGACGCTGGCCCACCACACCCGCACACCCGACGAATTCTCCTGGCGTGCCGGTGAATTGATCAACGCCATCGCGGACGGGTCGATCACCATCACCGTCGGCGGCCGCTACCCGCTGGCCGAGGCGGCCCAGGCCCACACCGACCTGCAGGGCCGCAAGACAGTTGGCTCGATCGTCCTGGTGCCCTAG
- a CDS encoding RimK family alpha-L-glutamate ligase has product MKLARPDVFHPRIVLAGCAALPEGDGDDAGLVMALRNRGLHARWLPWDDPATLEADLVILRATWDYTERLNEFLSWARAVPHLINSAQIVEWNTDKRYLDDLHRMGVAVVPTRYFGVGEKVRVPEGEVVVKPAVGAGSTGAQRFVDASEALAHAAALHAGGRAVLVQPYDPRIADGETALVFLGGKPSHAFTKGPILPPAGQSPEFEETGTYAHESLSPAAPDDEVWEVGRRAVDAVGRLFDLKPEELVYARVDVIGGPEDPRLLELELVEPGLGFRQLDQSDRKDAERKFAVGVEGALERFGLGPLSRRGF; this is encoded by the coding sequence GTGAAGCTCGCCCGTCCGGATGTGTTCCATCCCCGCATCGTGTTGGCCGGTTGCGCGGCCCTGCCCGAAGGTGACGGCGACGACGCCGGCCTGGTCATGGCGCTGCGCAATCGCGGTCTGCACGCCCGCTGGCTGCCGTGGGACGACCCGGCCACGCTCGAAGCCGACCTGGTGATCCTGCGGGCCACCTGGGACTACACCGAGCGTCTCAACGAGTTCCTCAGCTGGGCGCGGGCGGTGCCCCACCTGATCAACTCGGCGCAGATCGTGGAGTGGAACACCGACAAGCGCTACCTCGACGATCTGCACCGCATGGGGGTGGCCGTGGTGCCGACCCGATACTTCGGGGTCGGCGAGAAGGTCAGAGTGCCCGAGGGTGAAGTGGTGGTGAAGCCCGCTGTGGGTGCCGGCTCGACCGGGGCGCAGCGCTTCGTCGACGCCTCAGAGGCGCTGGCGCACGCGGCGGCACTGCACGCCGGCGGCCGCGCGGTGCTGGTGCAGCCCTACGATCCGCGGATCGCAGACGGCGAGACCGCGCTGGTGTTTCTGGGCGGCAAGCCATCCCACGCGTTCACCAAGGGGCCGATCCTGCCCCCGGCCGGACAGTCACCCGAGTTCGAGGAGACGGGCACCTACGCCCATGAGTCGTTGTCGCCGGCCGCCCCTGACGATGAAGTCTGGGAGGTGGGCCGCCGCGCGGTCGACGCGGTGGGCCGGCTGTTCGATCTCAAGCCCGAGGAGCTGGTGTACGCCCGGGTCGATGTGATCGGCGGACCCGAGGACCCGCGTCTGCTGGAGCTGGAACTGGTTGAGCCGGGACTGGGTTTCCGGCAGCTCGACCAGAGCGACAGGAAGGATGCCGAGCGGAAGTTCGCCGTCGGGGTGGAGGGCGCCCTGGAGCGGTTCGGGCTCGGCCCGCTGTCCCGCCGCGGCTTCTAG
- the sufB gene encoding Fe-S cluster assembly protein SufB gives MTITPETPLTQEETIASLGNYGYGWSDSDVAGASAQRGLSEAVVRDISAKKSEPEWMLEIRLRALRTFGKKPMPNWGSNLEGIHFDNIKYFVRSSEKQAATWDDLPADIKNTYDKLGIPEAEKQRLVSGVAAQYESEVVYHSIREDLEAQGVIFLDTDTALKEHPDLFKKYFGTVIPAGDNKFSALNTAVWSGGSFIYVPPGVHVDIPLQAYFRINTENMGQFERTLIIADEGSYVHYVEGCTAPIYKSDSLHSAVVEIIVKPGARVRYTTIQNWSNNVYNLVTKRARAEAGATMEWIDGNIGSKVTMKYPAVWMTGEHAKGEVLSVAFAGEGQHQDTGAKMLHLAPHTSSNIVSKSVARGGGRASYRGLVQVNKGAHGSRSSVKCDALLVDTISRSDTYPYVDIREDDVTMGHEATVSKVSEDQLFYLMSRGMTEDEAMAMVVRGFVEPIAKELPMEYALELNRLIELQMEGAVG, from the coding sequence ATGACCATCACGCCCGAAACGCCATTGACCCAGGAAGAGACCATCGCGTCGCTGGGCAACTACGGCTACGGCTGGTCGGACTCCGACGTCGCCGGCGCGAGCGCGCAGCGCGGCCTGTCCGAGGCCGTCGTGCGCGACATCTCGGCCAAGAAGAGCGAGCCGGAGTGGATGCTGGAGATCCGCCTGCGGGCGCTGCGCACCTTCGGCAAGAAGCCCATGCCGAACTGGGGTTCCAACCTCGAGGGCATCCACTTCGACAACATCAAGTACTTTGTGCGGTCCAGTGAGAAGCAGGCCGCCACGTGGGACGACCTGCCCGCCGATATCAAGAACACCTACGACAAGTTGGGCATCCCGGAGGCCGAGAAGCAGCGGCTGGTCTCCGGTGTCGCGGCCCAGTACGAGTCCGAGGTGGTCTACCACTCGATCCGCGAGGACCTCGAGGCGCAAGGCGTGATCTTCCTCGACACCGACACCGCACTGAAGGAACACCCGGACCTCTTCAAGAAGTACTTCGGCACGGTGATCCCGGCCGGTGACAACAAGTTCTCGGCGCTGAACACCGCAGTGTGGTCGGGTGGTTCGTTCATCTACGTGCCGCCGGGCGTGCACGTCGACATCCCGCTGCAGGCGTACTTCCGGATCAACACCGAGAACATGGGCCAGTTCGAGCGGACCCTGATCATCGCCGACGAGGGCTCCTACGTGCACTACGTCGAGGGCTGTACCGCACCGATCTACAAGTCCGATTCGTTGCACTCTGCGGTCGTCGAGATCATCGTCAAACCCGGCGCCCGGGTGCGCTACACCACGATTCAGAACTGGTCGAACAACGTCTACAACCTGGTGACAAAGCGGGCCCGGGCCGAGGCCGGCGCCACGATGGAGTGGATCGACGGCAACATCGGCTCCAAGGTCACCATGAAGTACCCCGCGGTCTGGATGACCGGTGAGCATGCCAAGGGCGAGGTGCTCTCGGTGGCGTTCGCCGGTGAGGGCCAGCACCAGGACACGGGTGCCAAGATGCTGCACCTGGCTCCGCACACGTCGTCCAACATCGTCTCCAAGTCGGTGGCCCGCGGCGGTGGCCGCGCGTCCTACCGCGGCCTGGTCCAGGTCAACAAGGGCGCGCACGGTAGCCGCTCGAGCGTGAAATGTGATGCGCTGCTGGTCGATACGATCAGCCGCTCGGACACCTACCCGTACGTCGACATCCGTGAGGACGACGTCACGATGGGCCATGAGGCCACGGTGTCCAAGGTCAGCGAGGATCAGCTGTTCTACCTGATGAGCCGCGGTATGACCGAGGACGAGGCCATGGCGATGGTGGTGCGCGGCTTCGTCGAGCCCATCGCCAAGGAACTGCCCATGGAATACGCGCTTGAGCTGAACCGGCTCATCGAGCTGCAGATGGAAGGCGCGGTCGGTTAA
- the mptB gene encoding polyprenol phosphomannose-dependent alpha 1,6 mannosyltransferase MptB has translation MASRLSTFSTSIARWHGDERAVGSPLNAAEVVAQRRTRLFGATGTVLMAIGALGAGARPVVQDPTFGVRLLNLPSRIQTVSLTMTTTGAVMMALAWLMLGRFVLGPRRMSRSQLDRTLLLWAIPLLVAPPMYSKDVYSYLAQSEIGYIGLNPYQVGPATGLGLDHVFTLSVPSLWRETPAPYGPLFLWIGERISALTGENIVAAVLCHRTVVLLGVGLIVWATPRLARRCGVAEVSALWLGACNPLLFMHLVAGIHNEALMLGLMLAGTEFALRGIGAARSATSTSDAAPRIPRPLAWPHSREDWDRWYPAAMLLIGTVLITLSSQVKLPSLLALGFVGMALAWRLGGTIKAFFVASVPLGVISLAVMGMIGWASGLGFGWLSTLGTANVVRSWMSPPTLLALGTGQVGILLGLGDHTTAVLALTRAIGVFLIAILVSWLLWAVMRGRLHPVGGLGVALGGTILLFPVVQPWYLLWAIIPLAAWATRPGFRGSTIAITLVVGIFGPTANGDRFTLFQIVMATLASALIVLILIGLTWRRLPWRASRQPDTGPPPTPTQSPDAYAESP, from the coding sequence ATGGCCAGCCGCCTGTCGACCTTCAGCACATCGATCGCCCGGTGGCACGGCGACGAACGGGCTGTCGGGTCCCCACTCAACGCCGCCGAGGTCGTCGCACAACGTCGCACCCGGCTTTTCGGCGCCACCGGAACCGTACTGATGGCGATCGGCGCCCTCGGCGCGGGCGCGCGCCCCGTCGTACAGGACCCGACCTTCGGGGTACGGCTGCTCAACCTGCCCTCCCGCATCCAGACCGTGTCACTGACCATGACCACGACCGGGGCAGTGATGATGGCGCTGGCCTGGCTCATGCTCGGGCGATTCGTCCTCGGCCCACGCCGGATGTCGCGCAGCCAGCTGGACCGGACACTGCTGCTGTGGGCCATCCCGCTGCTGGTCGCGCCGCCGATGTACAGCAAGGACGTCTACTCGTACCTGGCCCAGAGTGAGATCGGCTACATCGGCCTCAACCCGTATCAAGTCGGCCCGGCGACCGGCCTCGGCCTCGATCATGTGTTTACCTTGTCGGTGCCCAGTCTGTGGCGTGAGACCCCGGCGCCGTACGGACCGCTGTTCCTGTGGATCGGCGAGAGAATCTCCGCGCTGACCGGGGAGAACATCGTCGCCGCGGTGCTGTGTCACCGCACCGTGGTGCTGCTCGGCGTCGGGCTCATCGTGTGGGCGACGCCCCGGCTGGCCCGTCGTTGCGGCGTCGCCGAGGTCAGCGCACTCTGGCTGGGCGCGTGTAATCCCCTGCTTTTCATGCACCTGGTCGCCGGGATCCACAACGAGGCACTCATGCTCGGCCTGATGCTGGCGGGTACCGAATTCGCGCTGCGCGGGATCGGAGCCGCCAGGTCGGCGACATCAACCTCGGACGCGGCGCCGCGGATCCCTCGCCCACTGGCCTGGCCGCATTCACGCGAGGACTGGGACCGCTGGTACCCCGCGGCGATGCTGCTGATCGGCACGGTGCTCATCACGCTGTCCTCCCAGGTCAAGCTGCCGTCCCTGCTCGCACTCGGATTCGTTGGGATGGCACTGGCGTGGCGTCTGGGCGGCACGATCAAGGCGTTCTTCGTGGCGAGCGTCCCACTCGGCGTGATCTCGTTGGCGGTGATGGGCATGATCGGCTGGGCCAGCGGGCTGGGCTTCGGCTGGCTGTCCACCCTCGGCACCGCCAACGTGGTGCGCAGCTGGATGTCACCGCCGACCCTGCTGGCGCTGGGCACCGGCCAGGTCGGCATCTTGCTGGGCCTCGGTGACCACACCACCGCGGTGCTCGCGCTCACCCGCGCTATCGGCGTCTTCCTGATCGCGATCCTGGTCAGCTGGCTGCTGTGGGCCGTGATGCGCGGCCGGTTGCACCCCGTCGGCGGACTGGGCGTCGCCCTGGGCGGCACCATCCTGCTGTTCCCGGTGGTGCAACCGTGGTACCTGCTGTGGGCGATAATCCCGCTGGCCGCGTGGGCCACCCGGCCGGGGTTCCGTGGGTCCACGATCGCCATCACTTTGGTTGTCGGGATCTTCGGCCCGACGGCCAACGGCGACCGGTTCACCTTGTTCCAGATCGTGATGGCCACGCTGGCGAGCGCGTTGATCGTGCTGATCCTGATCGGGCTGACATGGCGTCGACTGCCGTGGCGCGCGTCACGCCAACCGGACACAGGCCCACCGCCGACACCCACACAATCCCCCGACGCCTACGCTGAATCCCCGTGA
- a CDS encoding ABC transporter permease, whose translation MTSAPNRFAPGTFSPDPRPAKVPPMLAAQYGLELKLLLRNGEQLLLTMFIPITLLVGMTLLPLGSFGDDRAGTFTPAIMALALISTAFTGQAIAVAFDRRYGALKRLGATALPVWGIIAGKSLAVVTVVFLQAILLGAIGFALGWRPSPLGLALGAVIIALGTGTFAALGLLLGGTLKAEIVLALANLLWFVFAGLGALTLEGGPVPSALRWAARLTPSGALTESLTQAMTLSMDWFGVAVLVVWGAIAAICALRWFRFT comes from the coding sequence ATGACGAGCGCTCCGAACCGATTCGCCCCGGGCACCTTCTCCCCCGATCCCCGCCCCGCCAAGGTGCCGCCCATGCTGGCCGCCCAGTACGGGTTGGAACTGAAGTTGCTGCTGCGCAACGGCGAACAACTTCTGCTGACGATGTTCATCCCGATCACGCTGCTGGTCGGGATGACGCTGCTGCCTTTGGGCTCGTTCGGCGACGATCGGGCGGGCACCTTCACCCCGGCGATCATGGCCTTGGCCCTGATCTCCACGGCTTTCACCGGTCAGGCCATCGCGGTGGCTTTCGACCGCCGCTACGGCGCCCTGAAACGCCTTGGCGCCACCGCACTTCCAGTGTGGGGAATCATCGCGGGCAAATCCCTGGCCGTGGTGACCGTCGTGTTCTTGCAGGCAATTCTGTTGGGCGCCATAGGTTTTGCGTTGGGCTGGCGGCCGTCGCCGCTGGGGCTGGCGCTGGGTGCGGTGATCATCGCGTTGGGTACCGGCACGTTCGCCGCATTGGGACTGCTGCTCGGCGGCACCCTCAAGGCCGAGATCGTGCTGGCGCTGGCGAACCTGCTGTGGTTCGTGTTCGCGGGCCTGGGCGCGCTGACCCTGGAAGGCGGCCCGGTGCCGTCGGCCTTGCGCTGGGCTGCCCGGTTGACCCCGTCCGGAGCCCTCACCGAATCCCTGACCCAGGCGATGACGCTGTCGATGGACTGGTTCGGCGTGGCCGTACTGGTGGTGTGGGGTGCCATCGCCGCGATCTGCGCCCTGCGCTGGTTCCGGTTCACCTGA
- a CDS encoding metalloregulator ArsR/SmtB family transcription factor gives MRRTTVGSASAVPASDGHTRRSIIHLLLEGPITAGQIGDRLGISAAGVRRHLDALIEAGDAQASAAAAWQHNGRGRPAKRYRLTAAGRAKLGHTYDDLAVAAIRQLREIGGKDAVRTFARRRIDTILAGVTEGPGGVADTAERVAAALTRAGYATTTNPVVGPIHGVQICQHHCPVSHVAEEFPELCETESEAFAEILGTHVQRLATIVNGDCACTTHVPLDADGPARTTAATSQTTASKQGAAT, from the coding sequence ATGCGTCGGACGACTGTGGGCTCTGCTTCGGCTGTGCCGGCATCCGACGGGCACACCCGGCGGTCGATCATCCACCTGTTGCTCGAGGGCCCCATCACCGCGGGGCAGATCGGCGACAGGCTCGGTATCTCGGCGGCCGGCGTACGGCGACACCTCGACGCCCTGATCGAGGCCGGGGACGCGCAGGCCAGCGCCGCCGCCGCGTGGCAGCACAACGGCCGGGGCCGCCCGGCCAAGCGTTACCGGTTGACGGCCGCAGGCCGGGCCAAGCTCGGCCACACCTACGACGACCTCGCCGTCGCCGCGATTCGGCAACTGCGTGAGATCGGTGGCAAGGACGCGGTACGGACTTTCGCGCGGCGCCGGATAGACACCATCCTGGCCGGCGTCACCGAGGGGCCCGGCGGAGTCGCCGACACCGCCGAGCGTGTTGCGGCCGCGTTGACCAGGGCCGGGTATGCCACGACGACGAATCCGGTGGTCGGCCCGATTCACGGGGTGCAGATCTGCCAGCATCACTGTCCGGTATCGCACGTCGCCGAGGAGTTCCCGGAGTTGTGCGAGACGGAGAGTGAGGCGTTCGCCGAGATCCTGGGCACCCACGTGCAGCGCCTGGCGACCATCGTCAACGGTGACTGCGCCTGCACCACCCACGTTCCACTCGATGCGGACGGCCCAGCCCGGACGACCGCAGCGACAAGCCAAACGACAGCGAGCAAACAAGGAGCGGCGACATGA
- the sufD gene encoding Fe-S cluster assembly protein SufD: MTQNLTEAVEGVAHNKGELFASFDVNAFEVPGGRDELWRFTPLKRLRGLHDGSAVANGKAGITVTERPGVTVETVGRDDKRLGEGGVPTDRVAAQAFSSFETATVVTVKRDTEVAEPIEIVIDGPGVDTVGYGHLQIRVEELSRAIVVVDLRGSGIYADNVEIIVGDAAGLGVIWIADWADDMVHVSAHHAKLGKDAVLGHVNVTLGGDVVRTSATVRFTGPGGDAKLLGTYFADDGQFFESRLLVDHAQPHCKSDVLYKGALQGDPDSDKPDAHTVWIGDVLIRAEATGTDTFEVNRNLVLTDGARADSVPNLEIETGEIVGAGHASATGRFDDEQLFYLRARGIPEEQARRLVVRGFFNEIIAKIAVPEVRERLTTAIEQELQKTEINESRTS, translated from the coding sequence GTGACACAGAATCTCACTGAAGCGGTCGAGGGGGTCGCTCACAATAAGGGCGAGCTGTTCGCATCGTTCGACGTCAACGCCTTCGAGGTCCCCGGTGGTCGCGATGAGCTGTGGCGGTTCACCCCGCTCAAGCGGCTTCGCGGCCTGCACGACGGCTCCGCGGTAGCCAATGGCAAGGCCGGCATCACCGTGACAGAGCGGCCGGGCGTGACAGTGGAGACCGTCGGCCGTGACGACAAGCGTCTCGGCGAGGGTGGTGTGCCCACCGATCGCGTTGCGGCCCAGGCTTTCTCGTCGTTCGAGACGGCGACGGTGGTGACGGTCAAGCGCGATACCGAGGTCGCCGAGCCGATCGAGATCGTCATCGACGGACCTGGTGTGGATACCGTGGGCTACGGACATCTACAGATCCGGGTCGAGGAACTGTCCCGGGCGATCGTCGTGGTCGACCTGCGCGGCAGCGGGATCTACGCCGACAACGTCGAGATCATCGTGGGCGATGCGGCCGGCCTCGGCGTCATCTGGATCGCCGACTGGGCCGACGACATGGTGCATGTCAGCGCCCACCACGCCAAGCTCGGCAAGGACGCGGTGCTCGGACACGTCAATGTCACGCTAGGTGGCGATGTGGTGCGCACCTCGGCCACCGTGCGGTTCACCGGACCCGGCGGTGACGCCAAGTTGCTCGGAACCTACTTCGCCGACGACGGTCAGTTCTTCGAGTCGCGGCTGTTGGTCGATCACGCTCAGCCGCACTGTAAGTCCGACGTCCTCTACAAGGGTGCGTTGCAGGGTGATCCGGATTCCGACAAGCCCGACGCACACACCGTGTGGATCGGCGACGTGCTGATCCGGGCCGAGGCCACCGGCACCGACACCTTCGAGGTGAACCGCAACCTGGTGCTCACCGACGGCGCCCGCGCCGATTCGGTGCCCAACCTCGAGATCGAGACCGGCGAGATCGTCGGCGCCGGGCACGCCAGTGCCACCGGGCGTTTCGATGACGAGCAGTTGTTCTATCTGCGCGCCCGCGGCATCCCCGAAGAGCAGGCCCGCCGCTTGGTCGTGCGTGGATTCTTCAACGAGATCATCGCCAAGATCGCTGTCCCGGAGGTGCGTGAGCGCCTGACCACAGCAATCGAGCAAGAACTGCAAAAGACCGAAATTAACGAATCGAGAACTTCGTAG
- a CDS encoding ABC transporter ATP-binding protein translates to MTSRSDQPVLLRGVSKRYGSTTAVANLDLDVQRAEVLALLGPNGAGKTTTVEMCEGFIRPDGGRVEILGLDPVADNAQVRERIGVMLQGGGGYPAARADEMLNLVASYAADPLDPAWLMDTLGLTESARTTYRRLSGGQQQRLALACAVVGRPELVFLDEPTAGMDAHARIVVWELIDALRRDGVTVVLTTHHLAEAEELADRIVIIDHGVAVATGTPAELTHSGAENQLRFSAPRKLDLSLLAAALPEQYKATETAPGEYLVEGHIDPQVLATVTAWCARLNVLATDMRVEQRSLEDVFLDLTGRELRS, encoded by the coding sequence GTGACCTCGCGTTCTGATCAACCTGTGCTGCTCCGCGGCGTCAGCAAGCGCTACGGATCGACGACAGCGGTCGCCAACCTGGACCTCGATGTGCAGCGGGCCGAGGTACTGGCCCTCCTCGGCCCGAACGGGGCGGGCAAGACCACCACCGTCGAAATGTGCGAGGGATTCATCCGGCCCGACGGCGGCCGTGTCGAAATCCTCGGGTTGGATCCCGTTGCCGACAACGCCCAGGTGCGAGAGCGAATCGGCGTGATGCTGCAGGGCGGCGGCGGCTACCCGGCAGCCCGGGCCGACGAGATGCTCAATCTGGTCGCCTCCTATGCTGCCGATCCACTCGATCCGGCCTGGTTGATGGACACCCTCGGCCTGACCGAATCCGCCCGTACCACCTACCGGCGGCTGTCGGGCGGCCAGCAACAACGCCTCGCGCTGGCCTGCGCCGTGGTGGGTCGCCCTGAGTTGGTGTTCCTCGACGAGCCGACCGCCGGGATGGATGCCCACGCCCGAATCGTGGTGTGGGAGTTGATCGATGCGCTGCGCCGCGACGGTGTAACGGTGGTGCTGACCACCCATCACCTCGCCGAGGCCGAAGAACTGGCCGACCGGATCGTGATCATCGACCACGGCGTGGCGGTAGCCACCGGCACACCCGCCGAGCTGACCCACAGCGGAGCCGAAAACCAGTTGCGTTTCAGTGCGCCGCGCAAGCTCGACCTGTCGCTGCTGGCCGCGGCCCTGCCGGAGCAGTACAAGGCCACCGAGACGGCACCGGGCGAGTACCTGGTCGAGGGACACATCGACCCGCAGGTGCTGGCGACCGTGACGGCGTGGTGCGCCCGGCTGAACGTGCTGGCCACCGATATGCGGGTGGAGCAGCGCAGCCTCGAAGATGTATTCCTCGACCTCACAGGACGGGAGCTGCGGTCATGA